A single region of the Psychrobacter alimentarius genome encodes:
- a CDS encoding thioesterase family protein, which translates to MTTPINNHTDASSKPDNSTTPLFATDYNVYINHTDAGGIVYHANHLVFFENCRRDWFTHLGLNGYFLQSDHGDIQHFVVSQADLHYKKAILLDEVINVRIDKVELKPASMIFYQSIHRHLPDNNATSKTNDSLLSRAKIVIACVQNQVKPDPVSKDDNAAAYSTPMRPIRVPRALHDAIQNAITQQTHK; encoded by the coding sequence ATGACGACCCCTATAAATAACCATACAGATGCATCCTCAAAACCTGACAACTCTACCACGCCACTATTTGCGACTGATTATAACGTCTATATTAACCATACTGACGCTGGTGGTATAGTTTATCACGCCAATCATTTGGTGTTCTTTGAAAATTGCCGCCGTGACTGGTTTACTCACCTTGGTCTAAATGGTTATTTTTTACAGAGTGACCATGGTGACATACAGCATTTTGTCGTGAGTCAAGCAGATTTACACTACAAAAAAGCCATTCTTTTAGATGAAGTCATCAATGTGCGTATCGATAAAGTCGAGCTCAAACCTGCTAGCATGATCTTTTACCAAAGCATTCATCGCCATCTGCCTGATAATAACGCTACTAGTAAAACCAATGACAGTCTGTTAAGTCGCGCTAAAATTGTGATTGCTTGCGTGCAAAATCAGGTCAAGCCTGACCCAGTGTCTAAAGATGACAATGCTGCTGCTTATAGTACCCCCATGCGCCCTATTCGTGTTCCAAGAGCATTACATGATGCCATCCAAAACGCCATTACTCAGCAGACCCATAAATGA
- the xthA gene encoding exodeoxyribonuclease III: MPRFVSFNINGIRARQHQLEAVREVIDPDVMGLQETKVHDEQFPLKNIESLGYHIEYFGQKAHYGVALLSKVAPIFVQKGFPGEDIEAQKRFIHARYVIEGREIDVLNGYFPQGESQDHPTKFPMKRAYYADLMAYIDTLKAEGRSLVIMGDMNIAPEDIDIGIGEVNAKRWLKNRKTSFLPEERAWYSDLMSRELTDTYRLHYPESTDLYSWFDYRSGGFNDDPKRGLRIDHILCTADLVEACVDAGISYELRGMEKPSDHAPIWSAFDLSKL; encoded by the coding sequence ATGCCTCGTTTTGTCAGTTTTAATATCAATGGTATTCGCGCCCGCCAACATCAGCTTGAAGCTGTACGAGAGGTCATCGATCCCGATGTAATGGGTCTACAAGAAACGAAAGTGCATGACGAGCAGTTTCCACTAAAAAACATAGAAAGTCTTGGTTATCATATTGAATACTTCGGTCAAAAAGCCCATTATGGCGTGGCATTACTGTCTAAGGTTGCGCCTATTTTTGTACAAAAAGGCTTTCCGGGTGAAGACATAGAAGCACAAAAGCGCTTTATCCATGCACGTTACGTGATAGAAGGTCGCGAAATTGATGTGCTTAACGGCTACTTTCCACAAGGCGAGAGTCAGGATCATCCCACCAAATTCCCAATGAAGCGTGCTTATTACGCAGATTTGATGGCTTATATCGACACTTTAAAAGCAGAAGGGCGTTCACTCGTCATTATGGGGGATATGAATATTGCCCCAGAAGATATTGATATCGGTATTGGTGAGGTCAACGCAAAGCGCTGGCTAAAAAATAGAAAAACGTCGTTTTTGCCAGAAGAGCGTGCATGGTATAGCGACTTGATGTCACGCGAGCTGACCGATACGTATCGTTTGCATTATCCAGAGAGTACAGACTTGTATAGCTGGTTTGATTATCGCAGTGGAGGATTTAACGACGACCCTAAGCGCGGCTTACGTATCGACCATATTTTATGTACCGCTGACTTGGTAGAGGCATGTGTCGATGCTGGTATCAGTTATGAGTTGCGAGGCATGGAAAAACCTTCTGACCATGCGCCCATTTGGTCAGCATTTGACTTAAGTAAGCTTTGA
- the argJ gene encoding bifunctional glutamate N-acetyltransferase/amino-acid acetyltransferase ArgJ has translation MAVGNVAVPNTIYPIEGIRLSATAAGVRYKNRDDLVVIEIVDTATTAVVTTKNTFCAAPVRILREHFAKANPRYLITNTGNANAGTGADGKRRAMDICQALATKTGVDISAVLPFSTGVIGEPLNSDAVINGLDNALANLASDNWLAAANGIRTTDTIPKLASQKVDIDGISYHITGMSKGSGMIRPNMATMLGYVATDANIAADVLQEMLSAINEQSFNRITVDGDTSTNDCCVLIATGNASSDVIDSPTHPHYQAVFAALTEVFVRLAQLIVRDGEGATKFMTVKVTGGKTTQECCDVAYAVAHSPLVKTAFFASDANWGRILAAVGYAGIEDLDTEQVDVYLDEVMICQNGGVASTYTEEAGKAVMSRAEITIHIDLARGDASDTVYTCDLSYDYVKINADYRS, from the coding sequence ATGGCTGTCGGAAATGTTGCAGTACCTAATACTATTTATCCTATTGAAGGCATTAGACTAAGCGCCACAGCAGCAGGCGTACGCTATAAGAATCGTGATGATCTAGTGGTCATTGAGATCGTTGATACGGCCACCACTGCAGTTGTGACCACTAAGAATACGTTTTGTGCGGCACCCGTGCGTATATTGCGCGAGCACTTTGCCAAAGCCAATCCGCGCTATTTGATCACCAATACAGGTAATGCCAATGCAGGCACGGGCGCTGATGGTAAACGCCGTGCTATGGATATCTGTCAAGCGTTAGCAACCAAAACAGGCGTCGATATCAGTGCCGTATTGCCATTCTCTACTGGCGTGATTGGTGAACCGCTTAATAGTGATGCTGTGATTAATGGCTTGGACAATGCGCTTGCCAATTTAGCGTCTGACAATTGGCTGGCTGCAGCGAATGGTATTCGTACTACTGATACTATCCCTAAGCTTGCAAGCCAAAAAGTCGATATTGACGGTATCAGTTATCACATTACTGGTATGTCAAAAGGCTCAGGCATGATACGACCTAACATGGCGACCATGCTGGGCTATGTGGCAACAGATGCCAACATTGCGGCTGATGTATTACAAGAAATGCTGAGTGCCATCAATGAGCAGTCGTTTAATCGCATTACCGTTGATGGGGATACTTCAACCAATGACTGCTGTGTATTGATTGCGACAGGTAACGCCAGCTCGGATGTGATTGACAGTCCAACGCATCCGCATTATCAGGCAGTTTTTGCCGCCTTGACAGAAGTGTTTGTACGTCTGGCGCAGCTCATTGTACGTGATGGCGAAGGGGCGACCAAGTTTATGACGGTAAAAGTCACGGGTGGTAAGACAACGCAAGAATGCTGCGATGTGGCATACGCAGTTGCACATTCACCATTGGTCAAAACAGCATTCTTTGCCAGTGATGCCAACTGGGGTCGTATCCTAGCGGCAGTGGGTTATGCTGGAATTGAAGATCTGGATACAGAACAAGTCGATGTATATTTGGATGAGGTAATGATTTGCCAAAATGGCGGCGTTGCTAGCACTTATACAGAGGAAGCAGGTAAAGCTGTGATGAGCCGTGCTGAAATTACCATTCATATTGATTTGGCACGTGGTGATGCCAGTGATACGGTTTATACGTGTGATCTGTCATACGATTATGTCAAAATCAATGCGGACTATCGCAGTTGA
- a CDS encoding DUF4377 domain-containing protein has product MKKLALAALMTTFALSGCSTMGMDNERTMVVEGQPMNVKIVNIPSFEVEIAPRKAVCDLTATDGSKVESQCLQYRQTHQKNFNTLNGNIQGFTYEPNYRYVLDVRQEAVTAEGSDMVQPIWILNEVVSKTAE; this is encoded by the coding sequence ATGAAAAAATTAGCACTTGCAGCATTGATGACAACTTTTGCCCTTTCAGGTTGTTCTACGATGGGTATGGACAACGAGCGTACCATGGTTGTTGAAGGACAGCCTATGAACGTTAAAATCGTCAACATTCCAAGTTTTGAGGTAGAGATCGCTCCACGTAAAGCAGTATGTGATCTGACAGCCACTGATGGTAGCAAAGTAGAGTCACAGTGCCTACAATACCGTCAGACTCACCAGAAAAACTTCAATACGCTAAACGGTAACATCCAAGGCTTCACTTATGAGCCAAACTATCGCTATGTACTTGATGTTCGTCAAGAAGCAGTGACTGCTGAAGGTTCTGATATGGTACAACCAATCTGGATTCTAAATGAAGTGGTTTCAAAAACGGCTGAATAA
- a CDS encoding L-serine ammonia-lyase produces the protein MISVFDLFKIGIGPSSSHTVGPMVAANLFLASLNQQAELQTVEKIEIELYGSLAATGKGHATDTAILLGLLGHTPSTIDTRMTSSYLSPIFSDKKLNVSGVHTIAFDTEQDIHWYDDTVLPYHPNAMTLRAILQDGTRYQQTYYSVGGGFVINEEDATNPDEDQASPTIDRVPYPFNNAAELLDQCSQHGLSISDLVLANECYFHEKEEIFAYLDSIWDVMQDCVKQGCENGGILPGGLDVKRRAQGLYLQLCTEKDQPISKTDKLAAMDWVDLYALAVNEENANGGKVVTAPTNGAAGIIPAVLHYYRDFLPNYSQDGVRKFLLNATAIGSLIKQNASISGAEVGCQGEVGSACAMAGSALAEIMNGSPAKCLNAAEIGIEHNLGLTCDPIGGLVQVPCIERNAMGAVKAINAARLACRGNGQHFVSLDKAIETMKQTGADMSDKYKETARGGLAIYADNRIPTATRGVTVNYSQC, from the coding sequence ATGATTAGTGTTTTTGATTTATTCAAAATTGGTATTGGTCCATCAAGCTCTCATACCGTCGGTCCAATGGTAGCCGCAAATTTATTTTTGGCCTCATTGAACCAACAGGCAGAATTACAAACCGTTGAAAAAATAGAAATCGAACTTTACGGTTCTTTGGCCGCCACAGGCAAAGGGCATGCCACTGATACGGCGATACTGTTAGGACTACTTGGTCATACCCCTAGTACCATCGATACTCGTATGACTAGTAGTTATCTGTCCCCTATTTTTTCTGATAAAAAATTGAATGTCTCGGGCGTTCATACCATTGCGTTTGATACAGAGCAAGATATCCATTGGTACGATGATACTGTTTTGCCTTATCATCCTAACGCAATGACCCTTCGAGCAATATTGCAGGATGGTACTCGTTATCAGCAGACTTATTATTCCGTCGGCGGCGGCTTCGTCATTAATGAAGAAGATGCCACCAATCCTGATGAAGATCAAGCCAGCCCAACAATTGATCGCGTTCCTTATCCCTTCAACAACGCGGCAGAGCTTTTAGATCAATGCTCTCAGCATGGATTGAGTATCAGTGACTTGGTCTTAGCAAACGAATGCTACTTCCATGAAAAAGAAGAAATATTTGCCTATTTGGACAGCATTTGGGACGTGATGCAAGACTGTGTCAAGCAAGGTTGTGAAAATGGCGGTATCTTACCTGGTGGTTTGGATGTCAAACGCCGTGCACAGGGCTTATACTTGCAGCTATGTACTGAAAAAGATCAACCCATATCGAAAACAGATAAGCTTGCCGCCATGGATTGGGTCGATTTGTATGCGCTTGCCGTCAATGAAGAAAATGCTAACGGTGGTAAAGTCGTCACTGCCCCAACCAACGGTGCTGCGGGTATCATTCCAGCCGTATTGCATTACTATCGGGATTTTTTGCCCAATTATAGCCAAGATGGCGTGCGCAAATTTTTATTGAATGCCACCGCTATCGGTAGCTTAATCAAGCAAAATGCGTCAATCTCTGGTGCCGAAGTTGGCTGTCAAGGTGAAGTGGGCTCTGCTTGTGCCATGGCAGGTTCGGCATTGGCAGAAATCATGAATGGCTCGCCAGCCAAATGTTTAAACGCCGCTGAAATTGGTATCGAGCACAATTTAGGTTTGACTTGTGACCCGATTGGTGGCTTGGTACAAGTACCTTGCATCGAACGTAATGCCATGGGTGCCGTCAAAGCCATCAATGCGGCACGTCTTGCTTGTAGAGGTAATGGTCAGCACTTTGTTTCTTTAGACAAGGCAATAGAGACCATGAAGCAGACAGGTGCAGATATGTCTGATAAATATAAAGAAACGGCTCGTGGTGGTTTGGCAATTTATGCGGACAATCGCATTCCTACCGCCACTCGCGGTGTTACCGTTAACTACAGTCAATGCTAG
- a CDS encoding solute carrier family 23 protein, whose translation MPSQIDPSSPVENSAKNQSAHNTLEAAGIDSASSTYSHNPDFENGRWFPTWQPYKGNLDRDPVGINEYLPPSKSVLLGIQHTFAMFGATVLAPLLMGFDPNLAILMSGICTVMFFMITGGRMPSYLGSSFAFIGPVIAVTAYAGAGFNDNLNVALGGIMACGIIYALIGLLVMKTGTGWIERLMPPIVTGAIVMIIGLNLAPVTIQGVSANQFDAWMATLTVLLISVVAVFTRGMLRRLLLLVGLVLSYIAYFVMTNILGFGTAIDFSSVAAASWFGLPSIHTPRFEMSAIILIAPVAFILVAENLGHFKAVEGMTKVRVTPYMGRAFFADGLATTFSAGFGGTGVTTYAENIGVMAVTKVYSTTIFVVAGLVAILLGLSPKFGAIIQTIPAALLGGASIVVFGLIAVAGVKIWIDSHIDFSKNSNLIIAAVTVIMGTGNFSLHLGGFDLGGIGTATLAAIILNALFNYGSEAKDTNKSLAK comes from the coding sequence ATGCCCTCTCAAATAGATCCTTCATCACCTGTAGAAAACAGCGCTAAAAATCAGTCAGCTCATAATACCTTGGAGGCTGCAGGTATAGATTCAGCCTCTAGCACTTACTCACATAATCCAGATTTTGAAAACGGGCGCTGGTTTCCAACATGGCAGCCTTACAAAGGCAATCTAGACCGTGATCCAGTGGGTATTAATGAGTATTTGCCACCATCAAAAAGTGTATTACTTGGTATACAACATACTTTTGCAATGTTTGGGGCGACCGTACTGGCACCGCTTTTAATGGGATTTGATCCTAATTTAGCCATTTTGATGTCTGGTATTTGTACAGTGATGTTTTTTATGATCACTGGTGGACGCATGCCAAGTTATTTGGGTTCAAGCTTTGCTTTTATTGGTCCAGTGATTGCTGTGACGGCTTATGCAGGTGCAGGGTTCAATGACAACCTGAACGTTGCATTGGGCGGCATCATGGCTTGCGGTATTATTTATGCGTTGATTGGTCTACTGGTAATGAAAACGGGCACAGGCTGGATCGAGCGATTGATGCCGCCAATCGTTACAGGTGCCATCGTAATGATTATTGGTCTAAATTTAGCACCAGTTACTATTCAAGGGGTTTCTGCCAATCAGTTCGATGCATGGATGGCCACGTTGACGGTATTACTCATCAGTGTGGTGGCAGTGTTTACCAGAGGGATGCTACGCCGTTTGCTATTGCTTGTGGGATTGGTACTGTCCTATATTGCCTATTTTGTGATGACCAACATATTGGGCTTTGGAACAGCCATTGACTTCAGCAGTGTGGCAGCGGCCTCATGGTTTGGACTGCCAAGCATTCATACGCCGCGCTTTGAGATGAGCGCTATTATTTTAATTGCCCCAGTAGCCTTTATTTTGGTTGCAGAAAACTTAGGGCACTTTAAAGCGGTTGAAGGTATGACTAAGGTACGAGTAACGCCTTATATGGGCCGTGCCTTCTTTGCTGATGGACTCGCGACGACTTTTTCGGCAGGGTTTGGTGGGACAGGTGTCACTACGTATGCTGAAAACATCGGTGTAATGGCCGTGACAAAAGTATATAGCACCACAATATTTGTAGTAGCGGGTTTGGTGGCCATTCTACTAGGACTGTCGCCAAAGTTTGGTGCCATTATTCAGACCATTCCAGCGGCATTGTTGGGCGGTGCCTCTATTGTAGTATTTGGCTTGATTGCGGTGGCAGGTGTGAAAATCTGGATAGACAGTCACATTGATTTTAGCAAAAACAGCAACCTGATTATCGCTGCTGTCACTGTCATCATGGGTACAGGTAACTTTAGCCTGCACTTAGGCGGTTTTGATTTGGGCGGTATTGGTACGGCTACCTTGGCCGCTATTATACTCAATGCTTTATTCAATTATGGATCTGAGGCAAAAGATACCAACAAATCACTAGCCAAATAA
- a CDS encoding DMT family transporter has protein sequence MAIASSRSAPIGLVIGCVIFGLGSLIVAHVDVGGWAMSFWRLLVSGIVFAALAKMMGQRLPRSRRAIFYSLLSGVFLGLDLALWHESIYAVGPGISTLLNSLQIFFLAAIGFLYFNERQSILQLISLFLAMLGVAMIGSPEFAHNTAATWGFVSGILSGAMLAASMTFIRKTHDTEPTPIFMLMQLISIGGVLAMIVPMLVFDMGNILPNTWSEIGWILIYGTVMQCLAWGLIAYSIPKLSLALTGLLLLTEPIAALVIDYSWLDKPINTLQWSGALLTMFAIYLGSLKPKPRALRRYRFFSRFYKRDYK, from the coding sequence ATGGCTATCGCTTCTTCACGATCTGCACCTATTGGCTTAGTCATTGGTTGTGTCATATTTGGACTGGGTAGTTTGATTGTCGCTCACGTAGATGTCGGTGGCTGGGCGATGTCTTTTTGGCGATTGCTGGTTTCTGGTATCGTGTTTGCGGCTTTAGCCAAAATGATGGGACAACGCCTACCTCGCTCAAGGCGTGCTATTTTTTATAGCTTATTGTCTGGTGTGTTTTTAGGACTGGATTTGGCGCTTTGGCACGAGAGTATTTATGCCGTCGGCCCAGGCATCTCGACTTTACTCAATAGTCTACAGATCTTTTTCTTAGCCGCGATTGGGTTTTTATACTTCAATGAGCGTCAATCCATCCTTCAGCTAATCAGCTTATTTTTAGCCATGCTCGGGGTTGCGATGATTGGCAGTCCTGAATTTGCGCACAATACAGCGGCCACTTGGGGGTTTGTCAGTGGTATTCTGTCTGGGGCAATGCTGGCGGCATCTATGACTTTTATCCGAAAAACGCATGATACAGAACCAACACCCATATTTATGCTCATGCAATTGATTAGTATTGGCGGGGTTTTAGCGATGATTGTCCCGATGCTAGTGTTTGATATGGGCAATATTTTACCCAATACGTGGTCGGAGATTGGTTGGATACTGATCTATGGGACGGTGATGCAATGCTTAGCCTGGGGTTTAATCGCCTACTCTATCCCTAAGCTCTCATTGGCATTGACGGGGCTATTACTATTGACGGAGCCTATTGCTGCGTTGGTCATTGATTATAGCTGGCTGGATAAGCCCATCAATACCTTACAATGGAGCGGTGCGCTATTAACCATGTTTGCTATTTACTTGGGCTCTTTAAAACCTAAGCCGCGTGCCCTGCGCCGTTATCGATTTTTTTCACGGTTTTATAAGCGTGATTACAAATAA
- a CDS encoding WG repeat-containing protein encodes MFRRLLPTRQSSLILSLPRTLSQYGLTLSILSGALIAMPTAQAASCKIPKSYYKNVSCTANSGYFLAIKDFGAPVALINNKGKSVVDLSRYQKVDVNKLSGGLLPVQRNNRVGYLNMKGREVVPAMYDMLSESQGWARPVSDGRIVVKKDGNYGVINTANKIIVPFSAAISDIDDYQNGMARVRKNRAVSWLDKNGKTTNEPSNADSDEFAARSSANKNSSSSSAQTKQAASNRFTTLDARQQDGKWGYVDDNNVTMITYSFDEARPFSEGLAGVRIGKDWGFINLGGELVIPFRFSNSGVSAKGSYKGQSAFIFKDGKAWIGNLKNGNKMCVDTKGEGVRCE; translated from the coding sequence ATGTTTCGACGTTTATTACCAACACGCCAGTCCTCTTTGATACTCAGTTTGCCACGAACATTGTCGCAATATGGTTTAACGCTGAGTATTTTATCTGGCGCTCTAATTGCGATGCCAACTGCCCAAGCAGCCAGTTGTAAAATTCCCAAAAGCTACTACAAAAATGTCTCCTGTACAGCGAACAGTGGCTATTTTTTAGCAATAAAAGATTTTGGCGCGCCCGTGGCATTGATCAACAATAAAGGCAAAAGCGTGGTGGATCTCTCGCGCTATCAAAAAGTCGATGTCAATAAGTTGTCAGGTGGTCTGCTGCCAGTGCAGCGTAATAATCGAGTCGGTTATCTCAATATGAAGGGTCGCGAAGTCGTTCCTGCAATGTATGATATGCTCTCAGAAAGCCAAGGTTGGGCGCGTCCGGTATCTGATGGACGAATTGTGGTAAAAAAAGATGGTAATTATGGCGTCATTAATACTGCCAACAAAATTATTGTGCCATTTTCGGCAGCAATTAGTGATATTGATGATTATCAAAATGGCATGGCACGGGTACGTAAAAACCGAGCAGTTAGCTGGCTTGATAAAAATGGTAAAACAACAAACGAACCAAGTAATGCTGATAGTGACGAATTTGCGGCTAGATCGTCGGCGAATAAAAATAGCAGCAGCTCATCCGCCCAGACCAAGCAAGCGGCATCTAATCGCTTTACGACGCTGGACGCACGTCAGCAGGATGGCAAATGGGGATACGTCGATGACAATAACGTGACTATGATTACTTATTCATTTGATGAAGCACGGCCATTTTCTGAAGGATTGGCTGGCGTACGTATCGGTAAGGACTGGGGATTTATCAATCTCGGCGGTGAGCTGGTGATACCTTTTCGATTTTCTAATAGCGGTGTGTCAGCCAAAGGCAGCTATAAAGGCCAGTCAGCATTTATATTCAAAGACGGCAAAGCTTGGATTGGTAATTTAAAGAACGGTAATAAGATGTGCGTTGACACAAAAGGGGAAGGGGTTCGCTGTGAATAA
- a CDS encoding alpha/beta fold hydrolase: MTKSNDSNDTKLSESLAEHSSSYPTPEWQKFGEHQWGDSDLSEHLYQAMIDIGDGIELCVEAGGNPNNPPLLMVMGLGSQMVFWPNNFIKRFIDAGFFVIRFDNRDIGLSSKVQIEGLPRISQFKMMMRLQTGLSNKGAPVAYNLTDMAEDTARLIKALNLGPTHLLGASMGGMIVQIVAARYPSLVKRMALMFTSTNRAFLRPPKPKQLYTLINRPESHSERDIVRHSVWFMKTVGTPGHVNVRMVREIAKLRYQRNFHPLGTVQQLNAILASGSISRFSKQVKAPTIVLHGSADGLLPPSQGRVVAKTIPNAKFHLIEGMAHDIPEYYQPYMVDLISNHLLAK; this comes from the coding sequence ATGACAAAATCAAACGATAGCAATGACACTAAACTGTCTGAAAGCTTGGCTGAACATTCAAGCAGCTACCCAACACCTGAGTGGCAGAAATTTGGTGAACATCAATGGGGTGATTCTGACCTGAGCGAGCATCTCTACCAGGCAATGATTGATATTGGCGATGGTATTGAGCTTTGTGTGGAGGCTGGTGGCAATCCCAACAATCCCCCTTTATTGATGGTGATGGGACTTGGCTCACAGATGGTATTTTGGCCAAACAACTTTATCAAGCGCTTCATTGATGCAGGTTTTTTTGTCATTCGCTTTGACAATCGTGATATTGGCTTGTCTTCTAAAGTCCAAATTGAGGGGCTACCGCGTATCAGTCAATTCAAAATGATGATGCGTCTACAAACAGGGCTTTCTAATAAAGGCGCGCCCGTTGCTTACAATCTGACAGATATGGCAGAAGATACCGCCCGTTTGATTAAAGCCCTTAACCTCGGTCCGACGCATCTGCTTGGCGCTTCTATGGGCGGTATGATTGTACAGATTGTGGCTGCCCGTTATCCAAGCCTTGTTAAACGAATGGCGTTGATGTTTACCTCAACCAATCGTGCATTTTTACGTCCACCAAAACCCAAACAGCTTTACACGCTTATTAACCGTCCTGAAAGTCACTCTGAGCGTGATATTGTACGCCATAGTGTTTGGTTCATGAAGACGGTGGGTACGCCTGGTCATGTCAACGTACGTATGGTGCGTGAAATTGCTAAGTTACGTTATCAGCGCAACTTTCATCCGCTTGGTACGGTACAGCAGCTTAACGCTATTTTGGCATCAGGCTCTATCAGTCGTTTTAGTAAGCAGGTCAAAGCGCCTACTATCGTCCTACATGGTAGCGCAGATGGCCTACTACCTCCTTCACAAGGACGCGTGGTTGCCAAAACCATTCCTAACGCTAAATTCCACTTAATTGAAGGAATGGCACACGATATTCCTGAGTATTATCAGCCTTATATGGTCGATTTGATTAGTAATCACTTATTGGCTAAGTAA
- a CDS encoding rubredoxin, with protein MKRYECIVCGWIYDEELGCPEEGIAPGTKWEDIPDDWTCPECGVGKLDFEMLEI; from the coding sequence ATGAAACGTTATGAATGTATTGTCTGCGGCTGGATATACGATGAAGAGCTCGGCTGTCCTGAAGAAGGCATTGCGCCTGGCACCAAATGGGAAGACATTCCTGATGACTGGACTTGTCCAGAGTGCGGTGTTGGCAAGCTAGATTTTGAGATGCTTGAGATTTAG
- a CDS encoding adenine phosphoribosyltransferase: MSSNAAISANNDAEPSDMLNTDHQFWQIIRTVPDFPKVGIDFYDITPLLRSHVNEVIDALLAALPKGLLDEVDCLGAVEARGFVFASLLAGRLGKGMILLRKPGKLPPPVANKAYALEYGKDTLEMQNNLPPERVLLVDDILATGGTLTTAYELCQSASHTVVGALVLLDLVDLHGKFPVPVYTVLKA, translated from the coding sequence ATGAGCAGCAATGCCGCTATATCCGCGAACAACGACGCCGAACCTTCTGATATGCTCAATACTGACCATCAGTTTTGGCAAATTATCCGTACCGTACCAGACTTCCCAAAAGTCGGGATTGATTTTTATGATATTACGCCGTTATTGCGCAGTCATGTTAATGAGGTCATCGATGCATTACTTGCTGCTTTGCCAAAAGGATTATTGGATGAAGTCGACTGTTTGGGTGCAGTCGAAGCACGTGGTTTTGTGTTTGCAAGCTTGCTGGCAGGCAGATTAGGTAAGGGTATGATTTTGCTACGCAAGCCTGGCAAGTTACCACCGCCAGTGGCAAACAAAGCCTATGCACTAGAATATGGAAAAGATACTCTTGAGATGCAAAACAATTTGCCACCTGAGCGCGTTTTGCTTGTTGACGATATCTTAGCCACTGGTGGCACGTTGACCACGGCTTATGAGCTTTGCCAATCAGCAAGTCACACTGTGGTCGGTGCATTGGTGTTGCTAGATTTGGTCGATTTACACGGCAAATTTCCTGTACCCGTATATACGGTTTTAAAAGCTTAA
- a CDS encoding transaldolase encodes MSALQQLRTMTTIVADTGDLNAIARLKPIDATTNPSLITKALIHPDNQGMLSETMSRHNGNVDAVIDALTIQIGCDILALIEGRVSTEVDARLSYDTGATIDKALEFMEAYQKAGIDSERVLIKMAATWQGIEAARYLETQGIHCNLTLLFGQHQAIACADAGVTLISPFVGRILDWQKRQQNRQNVPASDDMGVQSVKRIYQYYKQHDYRTQVMGASFRSTEQILALAGCDLLTIAPDLIDELAAMNTDVIQQLSPSMSLEMADMARVSLTHEEFSTAYQQDTVTQDLLPKGIDGFIGARDELAQMLAAMRN; translated from the coding sequence ATGAGCGCTTTACAACAACTTCGCACTATGACTACTATTGTTGCTGATACTGGTGATCTAAATGCGATTGCCCGCCTAAAGCCTATCGATGCGACCACCAACCCCAGCCTTATTACCAAAGCACTTATCCATCCTGATAACCAAGGCATGCTGTCTGAAACCATGAGCCGGCATAATGGCAATGTAGATGCGGTAATTGATGCGCTTACCATACAAATTGGCTGTGATATTTTAGCGCTTATTGAAGGTCGGGTTTCTACAGAAGTTGATGCTCGCTTGTCTTATGATACTGGAGCTACCATCGATAAAGCCTTAGAGTTTATGGAAGCTTACCAAAAAGCAGGGATTGATTCAGAGCGTGTCTTAATTAAAATGGCCGCCACTTGGCAAGGTATCGAAGCCGCTCGCTATCTTGAGACCCAAGGCATTCACTGTAATCTGACCTTGCTATTCGGACAGCACCAAGCAATCGCTTGTGCCGATGCTGGCGTAACACTGATATCACCTTTCGTTGGTCGCATTTTAGATTGGCAAAAACGTCAACAAAACCGTCAAAATGTCCCTGCTTCAGACGATATGGGCGTACAGTCCGTAAAACGTATTTACCAATACTACAAGCAGCATGATTACCGCACACAGGTAATGGGAGCAAGTTTCCGCTCAACTGAGCAAATACTAGCATTGGCAGGATGCGATCTATTGACCATCGCACCTGATCTTATCGATGAGCTAGCAGCAATGAATACTGACGTTATTCAGCAGCTATCACCAAGTATGTCACTAGAAATGGCAGATATGGCCCGAGTAAGCTTAACGCATGAAGAGTTTAGTACTGCCTATCAACAAGATACTGTCACACAAGATTTACTGCCAAAAGGTATTGATGGCTTCATTGGCGCTCGTGATGAGCTTGCTCAAATGCTGGCAGCGATGCGCAATTAA